TGGTTACAaagccaaaaggccaagaagccATGCATTGAGAGACTTGGCAATGGTAGAGTGAAAGACCATGGCTAGAGAATATCATGTATTGTAGACGTGTGTTTCTTTCATGGCAGGAACACAGAATAGAGGCAAAAGACTTGCATCCATAATGCAGGATTCAGCTGTAAAATATTGTAAAATTATAGGTTGTTCTGATCACAGTGGGGCCTTGTTTTTATAACTTGCATGGAAGACAGATGTTTTGTACATACAAAATAATGTAACTGTGGATTAGTAAATGTTTTTGCAATCTGCATAATTCTGTTCAGCTGATACATTTTGGGAAGAACTTcggtgatagattcaggtgggtagccgtgttggtctgaagcagcaggacaaaatttgagcccagtcttattcaagatataagctttcatgtgcaagctcacttcttcagatgtatcTGAATGGGGTTTTGAATGCAGTCTGCTAATCTTCTCATAGGCAAGCAGACATTCTCTCTGGACATGCCTCTTAACAAAATATGCACCCATGGGTGCTTCATGCTGGGCAAGTTCCCCAGCTGGCACTAGTGATCTGACACTTTAGAAAGAGGTCTTTTCCAAATAAAGCCTAAAAAGTGCACGAGATATTAGAAGAGTCTGCCTCCAACCCATCCCTTTATGGCATAGGTGAGGTGGGAAAAAACCAAAATAATCTTCCCCCTTTACTTCTAGAGCTCAGGGAAAAAACTTTGGCTTTTATTGGAATTGGAACTGAAGACATAAAAGGGTAACATTCTCAGCTATGGCCAGTCCAGTAGAAAGGATGTGAATGTGCTTGATGCCCACAGGCCCTGAAGTTATTTTTCACAGAACTAACGTTGGCAGGCATTTAGATCCTTTCTGTGGCTTTCCAATTACACTCTCAAAACTGTGTCTTCATGTCTATACAGTGGATGTGGCTTAGGGATTTCATGAGTCTCATTTACAAATCCAGAATATACAGAGCCTCACTAGTATTGCAGCCTCAGAATCCGGTGAGTAGGTAGATGGGACCCTAAAACCATTTTAATTCACTGTTTTCAGTATAAGGCTGTTTTCAGCCTTTGTATATGTGTGAAAACATTATATAGTAAGTTGTGTAAGTATACACAGAACCAGTTATCAGGTGAACCAGGAGGGAATAATGGCTATTTGCAACCTCTGAAGGAAaaggaacaaaacaaacaaacactggaCAGATTTTCTACCCAGAGATTTCAACTCTGCTGTTATTAGAACTATTGGAGCTGGGGATGCCATCCTTACTTTTTACTGTTCTTGTCTCCTAGTAGTTTACAGTCCCTAGTTTCCTGAGgtcctgtttgtttatttttacacttCAAGTGCTTTTGAGAAGAGATTCCTCTTGATACAAGAAAACCTGCCTATTGAACCACCTCTCTCAAGAGCCCCTGCTTAGCCATAAACgcaagtttgggggaggggggttgtcttgTTGCCTGCTGTTGCCAAGACAGTTCAGGCACTGACTCTGGGAGCAAGAGCAATTTATCTTCAGTCTCTCCTGATTTCACCTAATACTATATATCCCAGCTGTGGGATTCTCAACTTCAAGCTTCaattctccagtttggtgtagtggttaggagtatggacttctaatctggcgagccaggtttgaatctgcgctcccccacatgcagccagctgggtgatcttgggcctcactatggcactgataaagctgttctgaccgagcagtaacatcagggctccctcagcctcacccacctcacagggtgtctgttgtggggagaggaaagggaaggcgactgtaagccgctttgagactccttcgggtagagaaaaagcggcatataagaaccaactcttcttcttcttctaaatcaccctgagctgtatggaaagggggggtggcggtataaaaatctgttaaataaaTACCACAATAGTGGATTATTTTTAGTCCCCCCACAATACAGTTATGCTCTGAtagaaaaaagaaatctgcaaGTTATCTCAAAAGTGCTATTTCCAAGAAAATGGTGCAAAAGGGGCTATACTATttttaactcacagggtgtctgttgtggggagaggaaagggaaggcgactgtaagccactttgagattcctttgagtagagaaaagcggcctataagaaccaactccttcttcagtTCCAAGAAGTCATTTACATTCAACTTCCTCTTTCGCATGCCTAGCCTTTCCTTACATCTTTGACAGGCAGGCCGCAAAATcacgttgaactctgtatctccAGCTTAGTGAGGAAAGGCCATATTTAGTGAAACACGCCACTCTCTGTACTTGAGCAACATACCTGAGAACATGTGCTGCAGAGAAGATAAAACACACCCATTGACCAGATGCCACTCTAAACAACCAGGCTATTGGTTACAGGCAACTATTCATGAATCAATACTTACATGTGATGTGCATGAAACAGAAAGCGGAAACAAATGAtagttaaatatatttattagtgTTAAATAGTTTCAAACACATAGAATTCCAAGTAACAAAGCTTTATTCCAATTTAATCTCATCTTCGATCTTCAGTTATATTGGCCATAAAAATTGATGTTACATAACTTACACAAGATAAAAGAAATGAAGTATTTTAATGTATACAGACATTCAAAGAGTTCACTGTGATTTCCAATGCAAGAAAAGTCCCCATTTCTTTCAAAGATAATATTCTGTCAGTCCTATTTACAGCATTGCATTCattcacagcactgatgaagggAATCTTCAGGCTCCTTTCACTGCCTGCTCTTTAAGGTCTCCACCAACCTACAAACACACATTCAGATTTGCAATTCAAAAACATTATTTAATGGGACTACATATTATCTCGTTTGAACATAAAAAGCCATAAAAAAGccataacaacatttaaaaattttatttaggATACAGCTGTTTTACATTTGGTCAAGCAATGTTTTCATGCAAAGAACACCCCTGTGATTACTGATAAAAGAGCATTTTGTGCCATGTCAACTGGATGCCCAACCAGAGCCACCAACTCAGATCTTGATCATCCTGTCAGGCCACTGCCATAAACAGTTACCTGGGAGAAAAGTTTTTGCTGGTGGCATGTGCACGACTCAGAGCAGGTCTTCATATAATCTTTCTACCCTCATTCCCACAGCTTAGTGAAGAGAAAATTTACCCTATATGGCTCAAAGCCCAAACTGTATTGGTTAACTTTCAACACACTCCCCCACAAAAAACCCTTATTTACAGATAAGTTACATTATGAAAAAGGTAACATAACCACTTACCACTCCATTGCCTCATCAAGCCCAGTGCCTTTGGTTGCAGAAGTTTTAAATATCTGCCACTTCCGATCTTTCAGAGCAGGAAGTCCAAGTGCATTTGCCATTTCTGTAGGAGTCATAGCTTGTTCCATATCTTGCTTGTTTGCAAACACCACTAAAATGGCTTTCTTTAGTTCTTCTTCCTACAAGAAGGAGAAGATTAGTAGTCTATGCAGCTTAATTTGCCTTTCAGCTCTCAGGCTAACAAAGAGTCAGGCACAGAATATAAAACACACAAGACCTATTAAGACTGGCTAGAAAATACATTTTAACTTACTGTTTGGCATTTAGACTAGATTCAATTTGAAAACAGATTAATAGTGTCTGATGGGGATTATTTATTAGCTATGCAGGGACTATTAGCTATATCCACACTAATTGGAAATTTGTGCTGatttcccctttcttccccctcGTGTCATTTTTGGGATCCCCTATAGCTTAGGAGCAGGATATCATTCCCTTCTGCCATTGGAAAATTTAGCCAGATTGAATACATTGTGTTGTCAGAATAACCATAACTATGAGTGTTACTTAACCTggatagccaggttggtctgaagcagcagaacaaacgaaagcttatacccagaattaaactttgttgatcttaaaaacTGCCACTGGGTTCATACAATGAGCATTACTGTTCAGTTGCTCGAGGGCTAGAGACAATTCATTTTAGATAAACATGATGAACTGTCTATTGGATATGTACTAGTCAACTTGGAACACTAAAGTTTCTGTCCAAGTTTCCAAGTAGGAGACTATGGTTGAGAGACACACACTGAATGGATTCTCAGCAGCTTGAAATAGAAAGATCAATGATATGTTAAACCTTTATCTCCAAACCTCTCATACATCTTTTACCAAAAGACAGCCCACATATTTAGCACAGTGCCTACCTTACTCTACCTTCAGTAAATCTGATGCATATAATTCCATCTCTTTTATTACTAATTTCCAGGCAGAACCTAGAATTAGCATTTGTCTAGACAATCTTCTTTGTTTCATACCTCCAACATGGCAACAAGCTCAGACTTCGAAATGCCAATTCTGTCACTGTCACAGCTGTCTACTACATAGATTACCGCATCTGTATTCGAATAGTAGCATCGCCAATATGGCCtggaaaagaaacatttcattgtccaaatgccattttaaaatcaaatgAAACTATCCTAATTTCACAGTGCTGGAGCTTGAAAGGCCATATTTTTTAGACTGAATGGAGCCTAGGTCCATAAAAGTAACTTATTATGGAAGAGCATGAACTGAACAGAGACTGTATTCCTAAAATATTGAGACAATTATAAGATATACTGGCTGTAGTACTGGAAGACAAATTTTATGATGCCCTTCACTATATTTccccctattctttttcttacacaGCTCTTATGTCAGAGTTGCTTattaatgttaagcattttaaaaacctggtggTCTGTGCATTGGTGCTGGATGCAAATAAGTCCAATATTGGCCTGCCTAGTCTCTCAATTACTAGTTGAAATACCTCTCTTTCCAGCATCATTCTGCATCTGACACTATCTGACGGCTTAGGAAGTCTGTATGTTTAATACACCTCTCACATGTTCTGCTCTGAGAGGGGCTAGGTGACTTTCTGCCCATGTGAATATTTTTTGAGCTTCCCTTTGAAGTCTGGGTGATTTGGAACCTCCCTGATGATTCAGGTAAGCCTTTGTTGCCACATTGTCTGTCCTTATCAGAATGTGGCACTGATGGATCTGATCTGCAAAGTGTCTGAGTGCCAATCGAACTGCTCTCAGTTCTAACCAATTGATTGGCTGTCTGGACTCCTCTATGGACCACTGTCCCTGTATATTTTGGTTGTTCCAAACTGCTCCCCAGCCTAGAAGACTGGCATCTGTAAAAACTTGTTCCTCCCTCAAGATTAAATATGTTCGACTCTGGCTCAGATTTTTGGGGAGTGTCCACCAACGTAAGGCCCTTTTGGTGTCTAGAGGAACCTTCACTGACATGTCCACTTTTTTGGTTATCCTGAATTGGTAGGGTCTGAGAAGCATCTGTAGGGGCCTGGCATGGAACCTCCCCCATTGTACTGCTTCCATATTGGAAATGAGCAGACCCATCAGACTCGCCAACTGAAGTAGGTTGGTGTGTCTTGCCTGAATGACTGCGCTGGTCATCTGTTTTGTCTTGGTCATTTTTGGGGGGTCATAAACGTTTTGTCGAGAATCTATGATGACTCCTAAGTGTTCCATTCTTTGTGTTGGAGTTAAAGAACTTTTGGCAAAATTTACTAAAAAGCCAAAGTTTTGAAGATTGGTTATGACTTTGTTCGTATGCAGTTCCACTAAATGCATAGAGGGCGCCCGAAGGAGGTCGTCCAAATAAGGATGAATTAATATGCCCTCCATCCTTAAACCTGTTAGGGCATTCACTAGTATTTTTGTGAAGACCCTGGGTGCAGAGCCCTGTACTGATAGTGTACTCCCTGCACACAGAATCTGAGGAATCTTCTGTGGGGTGGAAATATTGGTATGTGTAGGTAGGCCTCCTGGAGGTCCAGTGAAGTTAGGAACTCTCCTTGTCGCAACGCTTCCGCTATGGATCTCAGGgtctccatgcggaaatgacGGAGTTTTATGAATTTGTTTAAGAACTTGAGGTCCAAGATGGCCCTCCAGTCTCCTGTGCGTTTTGGAACTGTAAAAAATATTGAGtagattccttgtccctgctctGAGTGTTTTGATTGATCTAGGAAAAcagttataaaaatatataatttcattGGCCAAAGAAGGGAAGAGCATGCATGTTGCTGGATTGTGTCTTACATGTATATTTCAAGATGCAGTCTGGTACAGAAATTTAAAAGTGGAAAAGTCATATTCTTTATACATAATGCTCCCTATAAAGCTCACAGGGTGGCCTGCAGCAAGACACTATCTCTCAGGTTTTCTTACCTTCAAAAATTAGCTCTTTCACTATCAAGTTATCTTACTAGCTAGGACAACTGTTACAGATCTTAACTTGTGCACATACTAGCTACAATCAACAGTTTGAACCACTGTGTATTTTCATAAACTTCTGTTACTCTATCAGATATaataggcactagattgggggggtgatgtgggggggtggaagaactctgtggacagcctctcccttcccccaggacctggaaatgctgcaggcagctgttagggaactcatagGCAAGGGCAGCACTCACACAGCAGGGAAGGAAGAacgggtggtcaggggtgggggacggaaggcgattggctggaggaggcactcgggcgggacagccaccctaagTGGGTGCTAAGcgttgagtggcatttaagctatgagatacgctcctcctccaagcccttaatagaaatatattatgtggaacagatcatAAATCAAAGTTAGCCTGTTGCTTGTCTCCTTTATTGTgtccaaacaaataaatttaacagccccctcctcctccctcccgatAGTTTTACTGCTTTTCAAAATTTCTTAATTTGAAACATTAAAGTCTCTCAGGCACATCCCTGATTCCTGGGAAGAGTGGAGAGAAAGCAGAGGGAGGTAGTGTCCTAAGACAACACCATCTGCAGATGGACTGATGACATGTTGGGTGCTCTGTATGCTCAGGAAACTGAGATGTTACTAAACAAACTGGGATTGTGCATTCGGGTGTCACAGGGAACCATAGCAAATACAATCCACAGCTAATAAGACACATAAAAAACATGGTTTTTGAGTCATACAATCCTGATGCTTGCATTTAGGAGCTAAATCACACTGGTTTATAGACTTTATATCACCCCTCATAGACAAGTTGTCTCGGGGCGGTGTCCAACATGGAATCTAAGACACTGGTTACATaaatctaaaacaataaaatccatactAAATAGGTTAAAATTaacatattaaaacaaaaattgtcCTTCCAGAGATGTGGGGGATGAGAATATAAGTGGGGGAGGCCTGACCAGCTGTCTTAGATGTATTTCTGCTGggctcaaccataagcctggtagaagagctccatcttgcaggccctatagaATTTAGCAAGTTCCATAAGGGACCtaatttcttctgggagctcattctaccaggtgggagccagggctgaaaaggtcctggctctgattGAAGCCAAGTGTACTTCCATGGGGATCAGGGACCCTTCAGCCAGTTGGTATTGGCTGAccatagtgctctctgggggatattttcagataagcagtccctcagatacatgggcctggactgcatatggccttgaaagttagtaccaagaccttgaaccagatctggaattcaactgggagccagtgtagcaGTTGTGGGACTGATCTTATATTCCAAGGTCTGGTCtgttcttccccagccacaggacctccatctctgaAGGGTTCCATTTCAGGCAGCTTGCTCTGAGCCACTCTGCAAACTCAGAGGGGTATCTGGCTGACCATCAagaaacagagctgggtgtcatccacatagtACCCAAGCCCCAAACTTCGGACCAGTTGGGCGAGAAGGCACATTAAAATGttgaataacattggggagaaaatctcccccaccccctgcatgcAATGAGTAAAATACTTTAGAAGCCCTACTTATTTGTTCCTGTTGACTTCACCAAATAAGTTTATACCTGATACTTGTCTGTCCTCCCAAGTCCCAGACTTGAAACTTCAGATTCTTGTAGGTTACTGTCTCAACATTGAAACCAATTgctggaaaaataaaaaataagcaaCATCACTTTCCTTCTGCATATCTGGTGAACCCCCCACCTACCTATCAGATTTCTATTCTGCTCTTTCTCCAGGTAGCTCAAAGTAATATATTAATTTTCTTCTatttccattctttttttttggggggggggaagaggctag
Above is a window of Paroedura picta isolate Pp20150507F chromosome 5, Ppicta_v3.0, whole genome shotgun sequence DNA encoding:
- the ARL1 gene encoding ADP-ribosylation factor-like protein 1, producing MGGFFSTIFSSLFGTREMRILILGLDGAGKTTILYRLQVGEVVTTIPTIGFNVETVTYKNLKFQVWDLGGQTSIRPYWRCYYSNTDAVIYVVDSCDSDRIGISKSELVAMLEEEELKKAILVVFANKQDMEQAMTPTEMANALGLPALKDRKWQIFKTSATKGTGLDEAMEWLVETLKSRQ